In Desulfopila inferna, the DNA window CCGTAAACCAGGGATGAAAGGGTGCTTTTTCTTTGAGATATTTTTCCTTTTTCTCCTTGCCCATCTCTTTCATTTTCTGATCGCAGCATTTCAACTCCTTGCCATGACCAGGCTCCATCAAATAGATTATTTTTTGACAATTGCCGCATTCATACATCGGTAATTCCATTTGCCTTTACCTCCTTTTGACTTGAGACTGTATCGTCTTTCAAAAACTGCCAATGTGCCAGAATTCCTGGAAAGCTCCTCTTTCCTCTGCTAGTCTGGCTTATCTGGAAAGTTTTTTCTGTAGAGGTGCTAAAAAGCGTACCACAAACCTTTAAGCAAAAGAACAAACACTACCATTAACAGAAATAGCAAATATCATGCCATAGTAGAATAATGGACGGAGAGACGCCAGCGGGAGTCCGAATACCCTGTTGATCCGACAACTTGATCAAGCCGAAGATGGTACCGGCCGGAACTCACAGTCCTACGGGGCCGGACAGAGTCTTATGCCGCCGGACGGCAGGCGCTCGAAGTATAACGGAATGAAATACGATAGAGTTTCCGCAATCTCCGCAGGACTTCCTAACCCTGCGCCAAATTACGCACCGATTCCTTATAGTCGCTCCATTCCGTGGCGGACCATATCTCGGTCTGCGCATGCCCGAATGTCCGAATGATGGTGGATACCTTAAATGCCGTCTCGACATCGGGAGCCTTAAAAATATCGACATAATCGTATGGCCCCATGACTGCATAATTGTTCACCCACTTAACCTCGGGGCAATTTTCTCGAATTTTTGTCTTGATGGATTTTTCGGCTTCCTCGAGCGTTGCCGGTGATTTCAAAGCCGTTGGTGTTAAACGCGTCAACATGATGAATAAAGGCATAACCGAACCTCCTCTGCTGGAATACGGACAGACGTCAGGGACTGTTGAAAAATGAATGCAATTTATGTGACAGAATTTCCTGCAGGTGAGAATTGGTTAACTAGATATCCAGGCCGGTGAGTATACCGGATCAAAGGACAAGAGAAGATCTCTCACGGAGAATGGAGATAACGACTACGGAAGAAATCGGCAGGTTTATGAAATTTTGCTGAGAGATATTATGACGCCATTAATTTTGATTGTCGGTTTTCTTCGGCTCCTGACTTTTCCTGCTCGAAAACTTTTTCCAGCCGAAATGAGTCGCCGCCATACCGGCGACAAAACAGAGCAGTGCCGGCCCGGGATGGCTGTTATTCATCAGCCAGATACTGCCGAGAACCAGATGCAGGCCAATTATTAAAAGTAACATTCGGCTCCTTTATGGTGTCAAAATTCACGTCATCCGATATTTGGGAAAGGCTGCCCACGCTTTTCAACTTACAGGATTATCATCTCCTCTTTGGCGTAAATCACGGCAAGGATGGTGGCCGGCTCATCTCCATGTGCGGAAATTTTGTGCGGCACATTTGAATCGTAATACATTGAATCACCCGGATTGAGCACATCTTTATGATCAAGAATGCTGACTTCAACCTTTCCCTGCAGCACAAAAATAAATTCTTCACCGATATGCTGATTCGGTTCGACCTTTCGGGGATCTGCAGGATTCAAGGTTACAAGGAAAGGCTCCATCTGTCGATTTCTTTTTTGTTGACCGAGCCCCTGATAACTATAGCCGTTTGATTCACCGGAGGTGGAACCGAATCTGGTAACCGTGGCCCTGTCACCGCTCCGGGTAATGCAAAAGGGCGAGTCGCCACTGTCTCCGAAAAAATCCCCCACCGGCACCTCAAAAACCTTTGCCAGATTTATAATATTGCCTAAAGGCGGAGAAATTTTATCGCTTTCCATTTCCCTCAGCAATGTTTCGGAAATTCCGGACTGACGGGAAAGCTCCTCTAACGACAGCCTTTGGGCCTTTCGCAAGCTTTTGATTTTTTCAGCAACGCTGTTTGTATTTTCAGGCATCGTTTAACTCCTTTTCAACCATCCTGCTCCATTTGAGAAAGCCGTCTGCAGTATATCCAGCTTAGCTGGGTCAACCTGTTTCAGTCTCTTCAATAAATCGTGTAAAATCCAATTTTACCACTGAATACGCCGAACACACAGATGTTTTTTAGATCTACAGCGACGTGATCGAGCTTTTTACGGGTCCATCAATAATAGTTATTGACAGAATATGAATATTTTATATAGGTTAATATTAACTAATATAAAATGTTAACTATTGTCAATCATAAATCCAAATACGCTTTCCATTTTGTTTTGCACGGTGCTTCATGAATATAGGAACTTTGATCAGAAAACGCCGCAAGGAAAAAAAATTGACCCTCAAAATAGTGGCGGAACAGGCCTCGATTTCGGAAGGTTTTCTCAGTCAGGTGGAAAATGACGTCAATTCACCTTCTGTGGATACCCTTATCCGCATTTGCAATGCCCTCGATGTCGATGCGGGAAACCTTCTCACCCAGGTAAGCAATAAGGAAAAGATAATACTGATCAGGAAGGCGGACTGGGATGATATCGATCTTTCCCATACCGGCTTTGTGACCCGGCGCTTTTTCTCTCCGGATGATCGAACCGTCATAGACTCTTCCGTCCTGGTGATCGAGCCGGGCAAATCAATTCCGGTTCGCAAAAATATTAAAAACGGCCAGGAAGTTCTCTGCATTCTGAAAGGATCCGTGGAGCTTACGCTGAGTGATACAACCTACCAGATGGTCGAAGGTGATTCGGTTCATTTCTGGTCGAACCCGGAACATCAGAAAATAACCAACAACAGTGTCCACAAAAGTTTTGTGCTCTGGGTAGGAACCCTTTAACGCAGAATCAACCGGCCCCGTAAGAGAGAGGTCTGCAAACCTGCCACGCGGGAGATCTGATTTTCTCGAAATCGGAGTTTATGCCCGTACGGTGCTTATCGCGACGCCATCAGGAAAGAGAGTTGTCAAGATAGTCAACTTAACGCAAGGAGACCAATGGTATGATAACATTCAGCAAGCAACAGTTGAAAATTCCCAAGCTGCAGAGACCTGTATACATGGTGACGGCAGGACAGTCAAAGTTCGACCGGGCCTTTCCCGATAAACGCACCGAAGAGTTGTGTATCGACGCCTTTACCATGGCGGCGGCAATGCTGGACATCTCACCGGCTGAGCTGAAACAGTATATCCACAGCTGTTACTACGGTCACTTTGCCGACCATTTCGGCGACCAACTCCTGGGAGAATCTGTAATTCATGATCGATTGGGCCTGGATCCGCTCGGTAATGTCGGGGTAAAAACCGGCGGAGCCACGGGAGGCTCGACTCTCTGGGAGGGCATGAAAGCGGTGGCCTCCGGCTATTCGGACTGCGTTCTGGTCATGGGCTGGGAAAGAATGGACGAGGTCCCCACCGATGAAGGCAACTTTCTGATTTCCTGCGCCGCCGACAAAGACTGGGAGTCCCCATTAGGCCATATCTATACCGGATATTATGCGGTTATGGCCCAGCGCTACTGGCAGATTTTCGGAAAATCGGAAGAATCATTCAGAAGAACGCTGGCGGAGATCTCCGTGAAACACCACGGCTATGCGAGATTCAACCCCTTTGCCCAGGCGCCGATGAAAATAACCGTTGACGATGTCCTGAATTCGCCGGTTGTCGCCTACCCGCTGCGGGCCCTGGACTGCTGTTTGATGAGCGTTGGCGCGGCCTGCACTATTCTCTGCGATGAAGATACCGCGGACAAGCTTACCCAAAATACCAGGAATAAGCCGCTGCGTGTTTATGTTTCCGCAGGCTCGCATACCCTCCGCCCTGCCGACAGACTGGATATGGCCATCCCCCTGCTCCCCAACGAGACCGCGGATCAGTACAAAGATCTGGGCGAACGCTTTCCCGGTGGAGACAGATACCCCGGTTTTACCGGATTCCTGGCGGCAAGAATGGCTGCTTACTATGCTTACGGCATGGCCGGCATCACCGATCCGAGCGAAGATCTAGATCTGGTTGAGCTCCACGACGCCTTTACCATCAGCGATGTGCAGACCTATGAGGATGTAGGCATTCGCCCCTATGGCTACGGGCGTGATTATGTGGAATCGGGTGATTGCTACCACACCAATCCGCACACCGGAGAACCGGGAAAACTTCCCTCCAACCTCTCCGGCGGCCTGATCGGCTGTATGCACTCAGTGGGAGCCACCGGCATCATGCAGGCCTTCGAAGTGGCCACACATATCTGGAACAGGTGGGAAGAATACCACGGCGATGAAAATCTCTGGAACAAATTCAACCGGGAGAAGCCGGCGGACTGGACCAACCTCCAGGTCCAGGGTGCCAAAAGAGGAATGGCTATCAGCCATGCAGGTGTCGGTTCACACGTCACCTCCACCATTTTGATGGATCCCGATCATCTGATAAAATAAATACGATGAACCTTCAAAAGAAAATTTTTCACCAGGATACTAACCCAGCTGAACTGGACTTTTTACAGTATCCCCTTGAGGGGTATAAGAATCTTTCGACAGATTTATTCTTGCAAAAAAAAAAAGAAACAATCTGTAAGATACTAAAGGAGACGTGCTATGAGTATGTTCGGACAGGTTTACGTCAAAAACAATAAATATAAGCCCAAGGGCGATTTCCATCACCTCACCCCCAACACCCCTATCCGCAATGCCGATGACGACTGGAAGCTCCTCGGCATCACCAACCCACGAGACATGACCTACATGCATTCCTATGGCGGAGAGGCCATATTTTTCGAATCGCTCAGCCAGGGAAAACTGATGGCTACCCGCTGCGACAGCGCCGGCTGTGGACAGAAAGGCACCATTTACATGCCGTTTCGCATCCACTGCCCGGATTGCCTAAGTAAAAATACAGTCATCGATCTCACCGATACGGCAAAGAAAACCGCTAAAATCCATACCTTCATGGTCTGTGAACGCTCAGGCGCCTTCAACATGCTCGACAAGCCCATCAAGTTCATCAACATAGAATTTGACGGAGTGGCCACCATCCTGATGAGCTATCTCAGCTGCGGCGATCCCGAATTAGGCTTGAAAGTGGTCCCGATATTCAAGACGTCCGATCCGACATTCACCATCCTCGATCTTTCCTGGGTGGTAGAAGGGACCGGGGAAGAGGATCTTCCCCAGGGATTTAGTTTTTAAAAATTGTCACTACCCCCCTTTTTTCAATCATACTCTCCCGCTTTTCCTCTCGAGCGGGAGGTCGATACCGGAGCTGATTTCCAGAAGGAGAGAATCACCCTTAGACTTCATTTGAGACAACAGATAGGCTGGTCTGCTCTATTCCATTTTCTTTTGCGGCCAGAGCACACAAAAGAGGTATACCATGTCGAAACCATTATGGACTCCATCGGAACAACGCATTAAAGCTTCCAATATGTACAGGTTCATGGAGCGTGTCAACCGTCAGTATGGAATGGATTTTTCCGATTACGATGTTCTCTATCAGTGGTCCATAGAAAACCTGGAGGACTTTTGGGCGGAGTTGTGGGATTTTGTCGGCATCAAGGCCTCGCGAAGTTACGACCGGGTGATCGACGATCCGCAAAAAATGACGGGCGCACAATGGTTTTCAGGAAGCAGGCTCAATTTTGCCGAAAACCTGCTGCGCTTCAGGGATGAAGAGACGGCATTGATATTTCGGGGAGAGAACCGTGTCCGTCGATCCCTTACCTACCGCGAACTCTATGCGGCTGTGGCCGGGACTGCTGCTTCTCTCAAGGATATGGGCATTATCCCCGGGGACCGGGTGGTGGGCTTCATGCCCAATATGCCGGAATCGATTATCGCCATGCTTGCCGCCACCAGCCTTGGAGCGGTCTGGTCTTCCTGCTCTCCCGATTTCGGTGTCAAAGGTGTGCTCGACCGATTCGGCCAGACCAGCCCCAGAGTGCTCTTTACCGCCGATGGCTATTTTTTTAAGGGCAGGACAATTGACAGCCTGGCAAAGATCGCCGGCATTGCCGAGCAGATACCCTCACTGGAAAGAATAGTGGTGGTGCCCTATATTTCCAAGGAGCCCGATATCGAGAATCTGCCCAAGGCCGTGCATTTCACGGATTTCTGCGACCATGAAACGGAGCAGATCGACTTCGTCCAGCTGCCTTTCGACCATCCCCTCTACATCATGTATTCCTCGGGTACCACCGGCCCGCCCAAATGCATGGTACAGAGCAGCGGCGGTGTGCTCATCCACCAGTTGAAGGAATTGGTCCTGCATACCGATCTTAAACGGGAGGATACCATCTTCTACTACACGACCTGCGGCTGGATGATGTGGAACTGGTTGACCACCTCGCTTGCTGTCGGGGCAACGCTGGTTCTCTTCGACGGTAATCCCTTTCATCCGGAACCCGATGCCCTCTGGCGCATGGCTCAGGATGAGCAGATCACCATTTTCGGCACCAGTGCCGGTTATATAGCAGCCCTGAAAAACGCCGGCGTCAAGCCGGGCAGACAATTTGATCTGAGCCCACTCAAGGCCCTGCTCTCCACCGGCTCCCCCCTCTCCAAAGAGGATTTTCACTTCATCTACAGGGAAATAAAAGAGGATCTGCAGCTGGCCTCCATCTCCGGTGGCTCCGACCTTAACGGCTGTTTCGCTCTGGGCAATCCCATGGGCCCGGTCTATGAAGGCGAACTCCAGTGCCGTGGGCTGGGCATGAAGGTCTTTGCCTATGACGAGAGCGGCAACCCCGTGGTCGGCAAACAGGGGGAGCTGGTATGCACGGCCCCCTTCCCTTCGATGCCCATCTATTTCTGGGATGATGAAGACGGCAGTAAATACCGCTCCGCCTACTTTGAAGGCTTTCCCAACGCCTGGACCCATGGCGACTTCATCGAGGTGACGCCACGAGGCGGCCTGATCATGTACGGCAGATCCGATGCCACCCTCAACCCCGGCGGGGTAAGGATAGGTACGGCGGAGATTTACCGAATCATCGAACAGATTGAAGATATCGAGGACAGCGTCGTCGTCGGACAGAAATGGCAGAACGATGTCAGAGTTCTTCTCTTTGTCAAAATGAAAAACGGTTATGAGCTCTCCGATGACTTAATCAAGACCATCAGGGACTTGATCCGCTCCTTAGCCTCACCACGCCATGTTCCAGCAAAAATCATAGCAGCGCCTGATATCCCCTACACCCTTAATATGAAAAAAGTGGAGCTTGCCGTACAGAAAATGATCCACGGACGTGAAGTAAAAAACAAAGACGCCCTGAAAAATCCAGAAGCCCTCGATTTTTTCGGCAAAGTCAAGGAGCTGGAGTCATAAAAGCCACCACGGCAATGGATCGTTGTACTTGATTCAAATGGTGGCAATTTTCCCAAACTCAGGAGACACCCATGAAGACTTACCCTCAATTGAATTTTGATCTGGGAGAAACAGCAAACCTGCTGCGTGAATCAGTGCAGGGCTTTGTCGGGACGGAAATCGCTCCACTGGCGGACGATATTGACAGAAACGATGAATTCCCACTTGAGCTGTGGCGCAAGATGGGCGCCATGGGACTTCTGGGCATCACCGTGGACGACAAATACGGCGGTGCGGAAATGGGCTATCTTGAGCATACCATCGCCATGGAAGAGATCAGCCGCGGCTCCGGTTCGGTCGGCCTGGCCTACGGCGCGCATTCCAATCTCTGCGTCAACCAGATCAAGCTCAACGGCAGCGAAGCCCAGAAAGAGCGCTACCTGCCGAAACTTATCAGCGGGGAATACATCGGGGCCCTGGCCATGAGCGAGGCAGGCTCGGGCTCCGATGTGGTCAGCATGCGCCTCTCCGCCGACAGGGAGGGAGATTCCTATATCCTCAATGGAACCAAGATGTGGATTACCAACGGCCCCCATGCCGATGTCCTGGTGGTCTACGGCAAGACCTCGCCCAAAATGGTACACAAAGGCATCACCGCCTTTCTGGTGGAGAAGGGAATGAAGGGTTTTTCCACCTCACCCAAACTGGACAAACTGGGCATGCGGGGCTCTCCAACCTGCGAGCTTGTCTTTGAAAACTGCGTGGTCCCCGCGGAGAATGTCCTGGGGCGGGTGGACAGAGGTGTCGAGGTCCTGATGAGCGGACTTGATTATGAACGCCTGGTTTTGTCAGGCGGGCCGCTGGGAATCATGGCCTCCTGCATGGATGTAGTACTCCCCTATATCCATGAGCGCAGGCAGTTCGGCCGGGCGATTGGCGAATTCGAGCTGATGCAGGGCAAGCTCGCCGATATGTATTCCACCTGGAATGCCTGCAGATCCTACGTCTATACGGTGGCCAAGGCAGCCGACGCCGGCTATAAAATCCGTAAGGATGCCGCCTCCGTAATCCTCTTTGCCGCCGAAAAGGCAACCTGGATGGCACTCGAGGCCATCCAGTGCCTCGGCGGCAACGGCTATATCAACGAATTCCCCACCGGCAGATTCCTCCGGGATGCCAAGCTCTATGAGATCGGGGCCGGCACCTCCGAGATACGCAGAATGCTGATTGGCCGTGAACTGTTTCGCGATACCGCTGAATAAAAATCAGCTGTTGCGGATTACAAATTACAGATCAGTACAACGACTGCCGGGTCCTGCTTATCAGAACCCACAAGGACACGGACTGCAAAACTTCTCGCCCGAGAGAATCCAGCGGTCTGACGACACCGATGATGTTCTACTGAGGATATGGTATCAATCATTACCTTAAAGACATCCACATAACCGAGCGTTTCTGGATTGTTCTGATCGCCCCTCCCTCCAGCCAATGGTTTCACAGCTGTGCCTGTTCTGCATAGCTGAGCTTACCATTACAACTTAGCAACTCTCTTTCGCTCGTATCATTTTAGCTGAAGTAGCTTCACCCCCCTTGAATCGGGCATCACAAAAAAATTGTGGCAGCATCCAAAATCGACTAGTGTAGTCGCTGATAAAATTGAATCACCGGAGATAATGTCGCACCTGCTTCACGGATAGAGATTGGAGATAGTAGAGAAAATGGCCGAACACGAGACAAAATTTGTCTTTCCCGCAGTACAGTCAATGCCCCTGATCAACTGGTTGCTGAGCCGCTGTGTTGAAGATGGCGATTATCCCAGGGGGGTCATTTCCTCGGTGTATTATGATACACTGGCTTGGAATTTTCTCGCAGAGAAAAATAACAGCGATTTTCTCAAGACGAAGTTTCGTTTGCGCTGGTACCAGGATACCGGTTATTCAAGTTATTCCGCCATGGCCTATTTCGAAAAGAAACGGAAGATCGGCAGCTCGAGAGAAAAAATGAGGGTTGAAGTACCGCTTGACGATGCGGTCAAAAAGGCCAGGTATCTTAACGATCCTTATTTTATCGAATTACCCGGTAAGGTTTATTCTCAGTCGCTTCCTCCTGAACGCTCGATTCTTCCGGCTTTTCAGATAAGTTATGTGCGGCACCGCTTTGTGGAGCCTCTGTCTGGTGCCAGGCTTGCCGTGGATAGCGAAATCCACGTCCCGCGCATAAATCCGATGATGGTGAAACGGAACTGGAAGGAACCCTTAAATGTCGGAGTATTTGAATTTAAATCAAGCTCAATGGATTTACCGGATCGACTCCACGGCATCACAGTGTTTGGCTGCCGGAAGGGCTCATTTTCCAAATACAGCAACTGCTTCGAGCATATTACCGGCCTGACTGCTTAGGCGGTGCGCAGCTTTGGGAGAAGAAAATAATCAGGAAGATTTTCGTATTTTCCTTCATGAGTAACGTAAAAACGTTTATCAGCAGGTTGCAGAATCTGTACAGCATATTTATCAGGTGAAAAAATGGAAAGTGGATTATTGGATTTTATTGGCGGATTCGGCAATAAGGAAATTACCGACATAGGGTTATGGCCTCTCTCGGGTCTGCTGCTCATTTCACTGATCAGCGCCTTCATCGTCTCCTATCTCTATGTTCATTTCTTCAAACAGCGCTCCACCGGAAGTCAGATCCACCGTGCCTTTCCTCTTCTGGGCATATCCATTACTGCTATTTTTATCTGCATTCAGTTTTCCCTGCCGTTGTCGCTTGGCCTTTTGGGAGCTCTCTCCATCGTCCGTTTCAGGACTCCGATAAAAGAACCTGAAGAAATCGGCTTTCTCATGTTGCTCGTTGCCACCTCCATCAGCTGTGCCACCTTCAATCTGGCATTTTTGGCCATTATCCTGTTGACCGCCACCCTGGGGCTTTTTCTGGCCAGATTTGGCGGGGTCCTGGTGGATAGTTATTTGAGCAGCGGTATGATCACCTGTACACTGCCCGGCGATTCCTCAGCATCTCTTGACGGTATCATGGAAACAATTATCTCCCGTGTTGCCGGAGCGCGCATCGATTCAATCAGTGAATCAGGAGAGTATGCCGTGGTCAGTACAAGTTTCCATAAGCTTCCCGGTGCCGAACTTGTCCAGCTCAAATCTGCCCTGGCAGCCCTTGACAAGCGAGTCAAGATCGATGTCTTTTACCACAACCAAACATCTTAAAAGTGGTTCTGTTACTTAAAAAGCATCTGCCCGTCCTGCTTCTTTCCGTGATTCTGGTCGGCCTGTCCGTTGCTGCTTCGGACACCGCATATCTGACCATAGAAATGACCAGCCGGGAACAAAATTTCATTCAGATCTTCTGGGCCGGAGAAGACGGTCAGTATTCGACCCAAAGGACCTCGACGCTGGTAAGTGAGAAAGGACATAATGTTTACTCCTTTCCTTTGCACGATGCTCTTCTTATCAAAAAAGTGCGGATTGATCTTCAGCAAGGCAAAGGGGACATACCTCCAGCGCCAGTGGAAGTCCAGGCAATAGGATATTCTTTCAAATGGCTGTTCAGAAGCAGGCACTTTGACGGGAACATTGACGACTTCGATGCAGTGAAGGGAACTGCCGCAGCAAAGATCGGAGATAATGCCGAGAAGATGATCTTTACAGATGCCGATCCTCAATTTGAGTTTGATTTGAAGATAC includes these proteins:
- a CDS encoding VTC domain-containing protein, whose protein sequence is MAEHETKFVFPAVQSMPLINWLLSRCVEDGDYPRGVISSVYYDTLAWNFLAEKNNSDFLKTKFRLRWYQDTGYSSYSAMAYFEKKRKIGSSREKMRVEVPLDDAVKKARYLNDPYFIELPGKVYSQSLPPERSILPAFQISYVRHRFVEPLSGARLAVDSEIHVPRINPMMVKRNWKEPLNVGVFEFKSSSMDLPDRLHGITVFGCRKGSFSKYSNCFEHITGLTA
- a CDS encoding isovaleryl-CoA dehydrogenase, which gives rise to MKTYPQLNFDLGETANLLRESVQGFVGTEIAPLADDIDRNDEFPLELWRKMGAMGLLGITVDDKYGGAEMGYLEHTIAMEEISRGSGSVGLAYGAHSNLCVNQIKLNGSEAQKERYLPKLISGEYIGALAMSEAGSGSDVVSMRLSADREGDSYILNGTKMWITNGPHADVLVVYGKTSPKMVHKGITAFLVEKGMKGFSTSPKLDKLGMRGSPTCELVFENCVVPAENVLGRVDRGVEVLMSGLDYERLVLSGGPLGIMASCMDVVLPYIHERRQFGRAIGEFELMQGKLADMYSTWNACRSYVYTVAKAADAGYKIRKDAASVILFAAEKATWMALEAIQCLGGNGYINEFPTGRFLRDAKLYEIGAGTSEIRRMLIGRELFRDTAE
- a CDS encoding DUF4956 domain-containing protein, with protein sequence MESGLLDFIGGFGNKEITDIGLWPLSGLLLISLISAFIVSYLYVHFFKQRSTGSQIHRAFPLLGISITAIFICIQFSLPLSLGLLGALSIVRFRTPIKEPEEIGFLMLLVATSISCATFNLAFLAIILLTATLGLFLARFGGVLVDSYLSSGMITCTLPGDSSASLDGIMETIISRVAGARIDSISESGEYAVVSTSFHKLPGAELVQLKSALAALDKRVKIDVFYHNQTS
- a CDS encoding thiolase domain-containing protein, producing the protein MITFSKQQLKIPKLQRPVYMVTAGQSKFDRAFPDKRTEELCIDAFTMAAAMLDISPAELKQYIHSCYYGHFADHFGDQLLGESVIHDRLGLDPLGNVGVKTGGATGGSTLWEGMKAVASGYSDCVLVMGWERMDEVPTDEGNFLISCAADKDWESPLGHIYTGYYAVMAQRYWQIFGKSEESFRRTLAEISVKHHGYARFNPFAQAPMKITVDDVLNSPVVAYPLRALDCCLMSVGAACTILCDEDTADKLTQNTRNKPLRVYVSAGSHTLRPADRLDMAIPLLPNETADQYKDLGERFPGGDRYPGFTGFLAARMAAYYAYGMAGITDPSEDLDLVELHDAFTISDVQTYEDVGIRPYGYGRDYVESGDCYHTNPHTGEPGKLPSNLSGGLIGCMHSVGATGIMQAFEVATHIWNRWEEYHGDENLWNKFNREKPADWTNLQVQGAKRGMAISHAGVGSHVTSTILMDPDHLIK
- a CDS encoding acetoacetate--CoA ligase, translating into MSKPLWTPSEQRIKASNMYRFMERVNRQYGMDFSDYDVLYQWSIENLEDFWAELWDFVGIKASRSYDRVIDDPQKMTGAQWFSGSRLNFAENLLRFRDEETALIFRGENRVRRSLTYRELYAAVAGTAASLKDMGIIPGDRVVGFMPNMPESIIAMLAATSLGAVWSSCSPDFGVKGVLDRFGQTSPRVLFTADGYFFKGRTIDSLAKIAGIAEQIPSLERIVVVPYISKEPDIENLPKAVHFTDFCDHETEQIDFVQLPFDHPLYIMYSSGTTGPPKCMVQSSGGVLIHQLKELVLHTDLKREDTIFYYTTCGWMMWNWLTTSLAVGATLVLFDGNPFHPEPDALWRMAQDEQITIFGTSAGYIAALKNAGVKPGRQFDLSPLKALLSTGSPLSKEDFHFIYREIKEDLQLASISGGSDLNGCFALGNPMGPVYEGELQCRGLGMKVFAYDESGNPVVGKQGELVCTAPFPSMPIYFWDDEDGSKYRSAYFEGFPNAWTHGDFIEVTPRGGLIMYGRSDATLNPGGVRIGTAEIYRIIEQIEDIEDSVVVGQKWQNDVRVLLFVKMKNGYELSDDLIKTIRDLIRSLASPRHVPAKIIAAPDIPYTLNMKKVELAVQKMIHGREVKNKDALKNPEALDFFGKVKELES
- a CDS encoding Zn-ribbon domain-containing OB-fold protein, with translation MSMFGQVYVKNNKYKPKGDFHHLTPNTPIRNADDDWKLLGITNPRDMTYMHSYGGEAIFFESLSQGKLMATRCDSAGCGQKGTIYMPFRIHCPDCLSKNTVIDLTDTAKKTAKIHTFMVCERSGAFNMLDKPIKFINIEFDGVATILMSYLSCGDPELGLKVVPIFKTSDPTFTILDLSWVVEGTGEEDLPQGFSF
- a CDS encoding helix-turn-helix domain-containing protein, with protein sequence MNIGTLIRKRRKEKKLTLKIVAEQASISEGFLSQVENDVNSPSVDTLIRICNALDVDAGNLLTQVSNKEKIILIRKADWDDIDLSHTGFVTRRFFSPDDRTVIDSSVLVIEPGKSIPVRKNIKNGQEVLCILKGSVELTLSDTTYQMVEGDSVHFWSNPEHQKITNNSVHKSFVLWVGTL
- a CDS encoding helix-turn-helix domain-containing protein, translated to MPENTNSVAEKIKSLRKAQRLSLEELSRQSGISETLLREMESDKISPPLGNIINLAKVFEVPVGDFFGDSGDSPFCITRSGDRATVTRFGSTSGESNGYSYQGLGQQKRNRQMEPFLVTLNPADPRKVEPNQHIGEEFIFVLQGKVEVSILDHKDVLNPGDSMYYDSNVPHKISAHGDEPATILAVIYAKEEMIIL
- a CDS encoding GYD domain-containing protein; the protein is MPLFIMLTRLTPTALKSPATLEEAEKSIKTKIRENCPEVKWVNNYAVMGPYDYVDIFKAPDVETAFKVSTIIRTFGHAQTEIWSATEWSDYKESVRNLAQG